One Lachancea thermotolerans CBS 6340 chromosome F complete sequence DNA window includes the following coding sequences:
- the CBP6 gene encoding Cbp6p (similar to uniprot|P07253 Saccharomyces cerevisiae YBR120C CBP6 Translational activator of COB mRNA), with amino-acid sequence MSSAVRGAAVQLVKTIEKLPAERMKHMVSLKESQLERFKPVAGLEAGAHGSKQKPTLQEIKDIISRTSGPLGLQKEALKKVQEAFPQEQYTAEAIQEQTKSLNNILSNKYRDYYAVGDKLLKPQGNPAYYQRLMDEIEGKKKETFWTAMRTVVLGK; translated from the coding sequence ATGTCATCAGCTGTAAGAGGAGCTGCCGTGCAGCTAGTAAAGACGATAGAGAAGCTACCGGCTGAGCGTATGAAACACATGGTGtcattgaaagagtctCAGTTAGAAAGGTTCAAGCCTGTCGCTGGACTGGAGGCTGGCGCGCACGGATCAAAGCAAAAGCCCACTCTCCAGGAGATTAAAGATATTATCAGCAGAACCTCGGGGCCCCTCGGACTACAGAAggaggctttgaaaaaggtccAGGAGGCGTTTCCTCAGGAACAGTATACCGCGGAAGCGATTCAAGAACAAACAAAGTCCCTTAATAACATTTTGAGTAACAAATACAGAGACTACTATGCTGTCGGCGACAAACTTCTGAAGCCACAAGGTAATCCGGCTTACTATCAGAGGCTAATggatgaaattgaaggcaagaagaaggaaacgTTCTGGACTGCTATGAGAACAGTGGTTTTAGGCAAATAA
- the GRS1 gene encoding glycine--tRNA ligase (highly similar to uniprot|P38088 Saccharomyces cerevisiae YBR121C GRS1 glycyl-tRNA synthase): protein MSVEEVAQAKNAVEFSRENLESVLKRRFFFAPSFELYGGVSGLYDYGPPGCAFQANVIDVWRKHFILEEDMLEVDCSMLTPYEVLKTSGHVDKFSDWMCRDLKTGEIFRADHLVEEVLESRLKGDQEARGLTKDANANAQEDADKKKRKKKVKEIKAVKLDDNVVKEYEEILAKIDGYSGQELGELMIKYNIGNPVTGEALEPPMAFNLMFETAIGPSGQLKGYLRPETAQGQFLNFNKLLEFNNHKTPFASASIGKSFRNEISPRSGLLRVREFLMAEIEHFVDPLNKTHPRFDEVKNIKLRFLPREVQQSGSTEPIETTIEDAVATKMVDNQTLGYFIARIYSFLMAIGVDSNKLRFRQHMANEMAHYAADCWDAELKTSYGWIECVGCADRSAYDLTVHANKTKEKLVVRQKLEEPVQVTKWEIELTKKLFGPKFRKDAPKVESFLLNLSQEELEAKAKELKAGGKIVFEVEGMDSQIELDDKFVSIEQVTRTEHVREFVPNVIEPSFGIGRIIYSVFEHVFWSRPEDSARAVLSFPPLVAPTKVLLVPLSNHPDLSSVAHQVSKVFRKEKIPFKVDDSGVSIGKRYSRNDELGTPFGVTIDFESAKDGTVTLRERDSTKQVRGTVEEVVKAIRDITYNGVTWEEGTKSLKPFETQSE from the coding sequence atgagCGTTGAAGAGGTTGCCCAAGCCAAGAACGCTGTGGAATTCTCGAGAGAGAACCTCGAGAGTGTCCTGAAGAGAAGATTCTTTTTCGCCCCATCTTTTGAGTTGTATGGTGGTGTTTCAGGGCTGTATGACTACGGTCCTCCGGGCTGTGCCTTCCAGGCCAACGTCATCGATGTGTGGAGAAAACACTTTATCCTGGAAGAAGACATGCTAGAGGTGGACTGCTCCATGTTGACTCCATACGAGGTTTTGAAGACCTCCGGTCACGTTGACAAGTTCTCTGACTGGATGTGCAGAGACTTGAAGACTGGTGAGATTTTCAGAGCTGACCACTTGGTCGAGGAAGTTTTGGAATCCCGTTTAAAGGGCgaccaagaagcccgtGGTTTGACAAAGGACGCCAACGCCAATGCCCAGGAGGACGccgacaagaagaagagaaagaagaaggtcAAGGAAATCAAGGCCGTTAAGCTCGATGACAACGTTGTCAAGGAGTACGAGGAAATCTTGGCTAAAATTGATGGATACTCCGGCCAGGAATTGGGTGAGCTGATGATTAAGTACAACATCGGTAACCCTGTGACTGGGGAGGCCTTGGAGCCCCCAATGGCCTTCAACCTTATGTTCGAGACTGCCATTGGTCCTTCCGGCCAGCTAAAGGGTTACTTGAGACCTGAAACTGCCCAAGgtcagtttttgaacttcaacaagctcttggAATTTAACAACCACAAGACTCCATTTGCTTCTGCATCCATTGGTAAGTCCTTCAGAAACGAAATCTCTCCTAGATCAGGCTTACTGAGAGTTCGTGAATTTCTGATGGCAGAGATTGAGCACTTTGTCGACCCTCTAAACAAGACTCACCCTCGTTTCGACgaggtcaaaaacatcaagctGAGATTTTTGCCTCGTGAGGTCCAGCAGTCCGGTTCAACTGAGCCTATCGAAACAACGATTGAGGACGCCGTTGCCACTAAAATGGTCGACAACCAAACTTTGGGTTACTTCATCGCTAGAATCTACTCCTTCTTAATGGCCATTGGTGTGGACTCTAACAAGCTGAGATTCCGTCAACACATGGCTAACGAAATGGCCCACTACGCTGCCGACTGTTGGGATGCGGAATTGAAGACCTCTTACGGTTGGATCGAGTGTGTCGGTTGTGCGGACAGATCTGCTTACGACTTGACTGTCCACGCCAACAAGACCAAAGAAAAGTTAGTTGTGAGACAAAAACTAGAGGAGCCTGTCCAAGTCACCAAATGGGAGATTGAAttgaccaagaagcttttcggCCCTAAGTTCAGAAAAGACGCGCCAAAGGTTGAGAGCTTCCTGTTGAACCTATCACAAGAGGAGTTGGAGGCCAAGGCGAAGGAGCTAAAGGCCGGCGGGAAGATTGTTTTCGAGGTCGAAGGCATGGACAGCCAAATCGAGTTGGATGACAAGTTTGTCTCCATTGAGCAAGTTACCAGAACAGAACACGTCAGAGAGTTTGTTCCTAACGTCATTGAGCCCTCCTTCGGTATCGGCCGTATCATCTACTCTGTGTTCGAGCACGTTTTCTGGTCTAGGCCAGAGGACTCCGCCAGAGCTGTGCTTTCTTTCCCACCTTTGGTGGCTCCTACCAAGGTTCTTTTGGTGCCCTTGTCAAACCACCCAGACTTGAGCTCTGTTGCTCACCAAGTTTCCAAGGTCTTCAGAAAAGAGAAGATTCCTTTCAAGGTGGACGACTCTGGTGTGTCTATTGGTAAGAGATATTCCCGTAACGACGAGTTGGGTACACCATTCGGCGTCACCATCGATTTTGAGTCTGCTAAGGACGGCACTGTCACCTTGAGAGAAAGAGATTCCACCAAGCAGGTCAGAGGTACTGTCGAAGAAGTGGTCAAGGCCATCCGTGACATTACCTACAACGGTGTTACATGGGAAGAAGGTACCAAATCCCTAAAACCTTTCGAAACTCAATCCGAGTAG